The genomic DNA AACGGCTGCCGCGTGCTGGTGCGCCGCATCGACGATCCTTCGCTGCCGCCCGCGATCGAGGCCGGCCCGACGCTGCGCGAAGTGGTGTGGGGGGTCGAATCGCAGGCTTCGCTCGACCACCTCGCTGAAGCGATTGCCGATGCGCCGGGCTTTGTGAAGCAGGGCGAAGGCAAGGATGGACGCGATTGGCTGCGCCTCGGCTGCACCGACCCGAACGGCCTGGCGGTGCGCTTCCAGGTCACGCGCAAGCATGACGTGCAGGTCGAATGCGCGCTGATGAACACGTGGAACGACAAGCCGCGCATGAACCAGCGCAGCCCGATCTACGACCACGCCACGCCGATCGAAGTCGGCCACGTGGTGTTCTTCGTGAAGGACGTAAAAGCCACGGAGCGGTTCTATGTGGAGAAGTTCGGCTTCGTACCGTCGGACCGCTACCCGGACCGCGGCGCGTTCCTGCGCTGCACGGCGGACGGCGGCCACCACGACCTGTTCCTGCTGCAGCTGCCGGAACCGAAGAGCGGCCTGAACCACGTCGCCTTCACCGTGCGCGACATCCACGAAGTGTTCGGCGGCGGCATGCACGTGTCGCGCAAGGGCTGGGACACGCAGCTCGGCCCGGGCCGGCACCCGATTTCCTCGGCCTACTTCTGGTACTTCAAGAACCCGGCCGGCGGTCTGATCGAGTACTACGCCGATGAAGACCAGCTCGACGAACACTGGGAGCCGCGTGCGTTCGAACCGGGCCCGACCATGTTCGCCGAATGGGCGATCGAGGGCGGCATCGACGGCAACACCCGCCGCCAGAAGAACGCCGGCGGCCCGGCAGGCAAGTTCCTGACCGAGAAGCGGTAAGCAGAGAAGCGCAACAGAAGGAAGCAGCAATGAGTGCCCACCAGTCCCTGACCCTGCGGGTCCAGGCCATGCGCTACGAAGCGCGTGGCGTGGTCAGCATCGAACTGCAAGATCCCGAAGGGAAGACCCTGCCCGAGTACAGCCCGGGCGCCCATATCGACCTGCACCTGGGCAACGGCCTGGTGCGCAGCTATTCGCTGTGTGGCGCGCCGGAAGCGCGCAACCGCTACACCGTGGGCGTGCTGCTGGACCGCGGCAGCCGCGGCGGCTCGCGCTACGTGCACGAGCAGCTGCGCGTGGGCGCCACGCTGACCGTGGGCGCGCCGCGCAACAACTTCGAGCTGGAGGAGAGCGCAGCGCACACCGTGCTCGTGGCTGGCGGCATCGGCGTCACGCCGATCGTCTGCATGGCGCGCCGGCTGGCCGAGCTGGGCAAGTCGTTCACGCTGATCTACTGCGCGCGTTCGCGCGCCGAGGCGGCGTTCGTCGAAACGCTGTCGGCCTACGGCGACGCGGTGCGCTTCCACTTCGACGATGAAGCGGGCGCGCCGCCGGACCTGAAGGCCATGCTGGGCGGACAGGACGCGCAGACGCACTTCTACTGCTGCGGCCCCGGCCCGATGCTGAACGCGTTCGAGGCCGCGTGCGCGGCCCATGCCTACCCCAACGTCCATATCGAGCGCTTTGCCGCCGACCCGTCGACCGAGGCAGTGCAGGAAGGCGAATACGTGGTGCAGCTGTCGCGCACCGGCGCGCTGGTCAAGGTGCCGTCGGGCAAGTCGCTGCTGGACGCGCTGCTCGATTCCGGCGTCGAGGTCGAATACAGCTGCCGCGAAGGCGTGTGCGGCTCGTGCGAGACCGCCGTGCTGGAAGGCTGCCCCGACCACCGCGACAGCGTGCTGAGCAACAGCGAGCGCGCCAGCAACAAGACCATGATGGTGTGCGTGTCCGGGTGCAAGGGCAGCAAGCTGGTGCTGGACTTGTAATTCTCGATTGCTCGTTCCGCGAGTGTTTTCTCCCCTCTCCCGCGCGCGGGAGAGGGGCGGGGGAGAGGGCCGGCGCCGGCCGTAGCCAGCGCGCTGCCAAATCCCGACTTCCTCATCCAAGTCCCCGGGTAAGCCGCGGTACATGCCGCCAGCAAGCGCCTGCCCTCTCCCCCAACCCCCCTTCCGCAAGCGGGAGAGGGGAGCAACCCGAAAGAATCCAACCGAGAAGTACCGTGTTCACACAGAGACAAGACGCAGCGTCCCCCGGCGCACCGGTGGCCGCCACCGCAGGTATCGTGACCACGGCCGACAGTGCCGGCCAGGGCGCCGCCACGGCCACCGCCCGCGGCGGTCCGCTCACGCGCGGCAATATCGTCGCCCGCATCGAGCGCATGCCCGGCAACGCCATGCATGTGCGGGCCCGGCTGCTGATCGGCCTGGCTACCTTCTTCGACGGCTTCGACGTGATTGCCATCGCCGCCACGCTGCCGCTGCTGATCGCGCAGTGGTCGCTCACGCCCGGGCAGGTCGGGGTCCTGATCGCGGCGCCGTCGGTCGGCCAGCTGGTCGGCGCGCTGCTGTTCCCGGGGCTGGCCGAGCGCTTCGGCCGGCTGCGCTCGATCGGCTGGAGCGCGGGCATCATCGGCCTGATGAGCATTGCCTGCGGCTTCGCGCCGTCGTTCGAGATTTTCCTGCTGCTGCGCATCGTGCAGGGCCTGGGCCTCGGCGGCGAGCTGCCGGTCGCCGCAACCTATATCAACGAAGTCACGCGCGCGCACGGCCGCGGGCGCTTCGTGCTGCTGTACGAGGTGGTGTTCCCGATCGGCCTGATGGTGTCAAACGGCGTCGGCGCCTGGCTGGTGCCGCACTACGGCTGGGAGGTGATGTACTTCATCGGCGGCGTGCCGCTGGTGCTGTTCTTCATCCTGCGCCGCGTGATTCCGGAATCGCCGCGCTGGCTGGCCGAGAAGGGCCGGCTGCAAGAGGCCGACGCCGCGTTGCGCGCGTTCGAGGCGCGCGCCCGCACGCCGCTGCCGCCGCCGGTCGACGCCAGCGCCTACGATCGCATGGTCAGCCACCCGCGCCGCCGCTTGCGCGACCTCGTCGGCAAGGCCTATCTCGGCCGCACGCTGGCGGTGTGGATGCTGTGGGCCACCTGCGGCTTTATCCAGTACGGGCTGTCGACCTGGCTGCCCACGGTCTACAAGACCGTCTACCACGCGCCGCTGCAGCTGGCGCTGAACCTGGCCGCCGCGGCATCGGTGCTGGGCGTGGTGGGGTCGCTGGTGTGCGCCATGATCGTCGACAAGGTCGGGCGCAAGCCGGTGATCAATGTGTCGTTCCTGCTGTGCGCGCTGTCGCTGGTGCTGGCCGGGGTGTTCCACGGCGCCAGCGTGTACGTGGTCGCCACCTTCTGCGCGCTGGCGATGGGCTTCCTCGCCAGCGGCTTCATCACCGCCTATGTCTATACGCCGGAGCTGTACCCGACCAGCGTGCGGGCCATGGGCTGCGGCCTCGGCGGCGCCTGGCTGAAGCTGGCGGCGATCTTCGCGCCGGGGCTGATCGCCAGCACCATCGGCAGCGGCGACCTGAGCCTCGCCTTCTTCGCGCTGTCGGTGGTGCCGGCGCTGGCGGCCGTCACCGTGCATTGCCTGGGCATCGAGACCAAGGGGCGGGTGCTGGAGGAGCTGGAGGTCTGAGCGGGCACGTGTCCATGCCGCTTCCCTCAGGAGCGCAGGGGCGGTGCGGCATCTGGTACCTCGATCAACGCATCGACCACCACCACGCCCTCCGGACTTGCCATCACCGGGTTGAGGTCGACCGAGCGGATCGCACCGCCGGCCGCCCGGACCAGTTCGCCCACCTGTACCGCCAGCCGGCACAGCGCGCCGATGTCGACCGCGGGCTCGTCGCGCACCCCGTGCAGCAGCGGCGCGATACGCAGCCGCTCCAGCGCCCGCGCCACCTCGGCCTGCCGGCACGGCGCCAGCAGCACCGCGGTATCGCGCAGCACTTCCACATACTTGCCGCCATCGCCTACCACCAGCACGGCGCCGAACACCGGATCCCAGTGCGCGCCGATCATGCATTCGCGCTGGCCGCGCGACATGCGCGCAACCACGATGCCTTCGCACGCGGCGCCCATGGCTTTCAGAGTGCGGACCTGCGAGGTGAACGCGCTGGCGACGGCCTCGGGGTCGTTGCAGTGCAGGGCGACCAGCCCATGTTCGCTCTTGTGCGGGACCTGCGGCGAGCTGGCCTTGACCGCGACCGGCGCGCCGATGCGCCGCCACGCGGCCACCGCGGCCTGGACATCCTGGCACAGGTAGTGCTCTACCACCGGCACGCCGGCGGCGGCAAGGCGCGCCAGGCTGGCGGCCTCGCTCAGCGTCACGCTCGCGCGGGCATCTGCCGGCAACACCGGGGCCGCGGGCAGCGGCGGCTCGCCTTCCTGCGCGATCTGCCGCAGGCGCTGCCGGTGCGACACCAGTTGCCCCAGCGCCGCCAGCGCTTCGGCGGCACTGGCGAAGGTGGGCACGCCGGCCTGGCGAAAGGCCTCGGCCACCGGCGCCTGCCACACCGCGACGGCGATCGGCTTGTCCGCGCTGTCGGCAAACGCGGCGGCGTCGCGGGCGAAGCGCGGTACGTCATAGCCCATGCCGGACACGGGAATGTCGAGCAGGAACAGGTCCGCGGCCGGATCGCTTGCCACCACCGGCAGGACCTCGCCGAACAGCGCGCTGTTGGTCAGCAGCGCCGCGGTGACGTCGACCGGGTTGGCGGTGGCGGCGAAGCCCGGCAGGCGCTGCGCCAGCGCAGCCCGCGTGTGCCCGGATAGCGGCGCCAGCGTCAGCCCGCACGACGGTGCGGCGTCGGCCGCCATCACGCAGCTCGCGCCGGAATTGCTGACCACCACCAGCCGCCTGCCCTCGGCTTGCCAGCCGCGCAGGTACAGCGGCGCGCAGCGCGCCAGTGCGTGCGCATCATCGACGCGCCAGATCCCATGGCGCTGCAGGAAGGCATCGACCGCGCGGTCCTCGTTGGCGATGGCGCCGGTATGCGACGCGGCGGCGCGCTGGCCGTCGTGCGAGCGCCCGGCCTTTACCGCCACCATCGGCACGTTGCGCGCCCGCGCCACGCGCGCCGCCTCGGCCAGCACCTCGGGGTCGGACAGGCTTTCCAGGTATAGCAGCACCAGCCGCACGCCGGGATCGTGCGCCACCGCCAGCGCCAGCTCGCTGACGGTGATGTCGGCCTGGTTGCCGGTGGCATGCATGTGGCGCACGCCGATGCCCTGGCCGCGCAGCAGCCCGTAGACCATGGCCGCCACGCCGCCGCTCTGGCTGACCACGGCGACCGGCCCGTCCTGCGGCGGCACTTCGATGAACATGGTCGAGAAACTGGCGATGGCGCCGCTGCCGAAGTTGGCCAGCCCCTGGCTGTTGGGCCCGACCAGCCGCAGCCCGCTGGCGCGCGCGGCGCGCATCATCTCCTCCTGCTGGCGCCGGCCTTCGGCACCCGCCTCGCCGAAGCCCGACGCGATCACGATGGCCGCCGCCACGCCCAGCCGCGCGCAGTCGCGCACGGCCTGCACGGCGGCGTCGCCGGCGACGATGATGATGGCCAGCTCGGGCACTTCCGGCAGGGCATCCAGCGAGGCAAAGGCGCGCAGGCCCTGGATGGTGTCGCGCTGCGGATTGACGGGATAGAGGGTGCCGGCGTAGCCGTGCGTCTGCATGTAATGGATGGGCCGGCCGCCGATCTTGTGGATGTTGTCGGAGGCGCCGATCACGGCGATGGAGCGGGGCGCGAGCAGGGACTGGAGAGGAGCGGTCATGGCGGGGGGCGTTGGGGGCGTGAGTGGTGCGTAGCGATCAGTCGATGGTGGCGCCGGACGCCTTGACGACCCGGGACCATTTATCGATTTCCTGGTCGAGGAACTTCGCGGTCGCTGGTGGCGAGGTCCATTCCGCGGCAAAGCCCTGCGTGGCAAAGCGCGCGCGCACGTCCGCATCGTCGAGCACGGATTTGAGCGCCGAGCCGAGCGTATCGAGCACCGCGGGGGGCGTGCCGGCGGGGGCCAGCAGCGCGTTCCAGGCGCTGGCCTCGTAGCCGGGCAGGCCCGACTGCGCGATGGTCGGCGTGTCCGGCGCGGCCGGCGAGCGCGCCGCGCCCGTGATGGCCAGCGCCTTGAGCCTGCCGTCGCGCACGAACGGCATGGCCGACAGCATGGTGTCGAACATCACGGTGGCCTGGCCGCCCATCACGTCGGTGAGCGCGGGCGCGCTGCCCTTGTATGGCACGTGCGTCATGCGCACGCCGGCCATGCTGTTGAACAGCTCCGCGGCCAGATGGGTGGACTGGCCGTTGCCGGAGCTGGCAAAGGTGACCTGCCCCGGCCTGGCCCGGGCGAGCGCGATCAGCTCCGCGACATTGCCCGCGGGTGTGGCGGGCGCCGTCACCAGCACCAGCGGGCCGCGCGTGAGCAGGCTCACCGGGGCGAAGTCCTTGCGCGTGTCGTAGCCGGGCTTGCGGAACAGCGTCATGTTGATCGCATGCGCGGTGGTGGCGACCAGCAGCGTGTAGCCGTCGGGGGCGGCCCTGGCCACGGCTTCGGCACCGATGTTGCCGCCGGCGCCGGGACGGTTCTCCACCACCAGGGGCTGGCCAAG from Cupriavidus taiwanensis includes the following:
- a CDS encoding PDR/VanB family oxidoreductase, whose product is MSAHQSLTLRVQAMRYEARGVVSIELQDPEGKTLPEYSPGAHIDLHLGNGLVRSYSLCGAPEARNRYTVGVLLDRGSRGGSRYVHEQLRVGATLTVGAPRNNFELEESAAHTVLVAGGIGVTPIVCMARRLAELGKSFTLIYCARSRAEAAFVETLSAYGDAVRFHFDDEAGAPPDLKAMLGGQDAQTHFYCCGPGPMLNAFEAACAAHAYPNVHIERFAADPSTEAVQEGEYVVQLSRTGALVKVPSGKSLLDALLDSGVEVEYSCREGVCGSCETAVLEGCPDHRDSVLSNSERASNKTMMVCVSGCKGSKLVLDL
- a CDS encoding tripartite tricarboxylate transporter substrate binding protein — translated: MTPALAQSFPAKPIRLVVPYPPGGPTDIVARVVGQKLADKLGQPLVVENRPGAGGNIGAEAVARAAPDGYTLLVATTAHAINMTLFRKPGYDTRKDFAPVSLLTRGPLVLVTAPATPAGNVAELIALARARPGQVTFASSGNGQSTHLAAELFNSMAGVRMTHVPYKGSAPALTDVMGGQATVMFDTMLSAMPFVRDGRLKALAITGAARSPAAPDTPTIAQSGLPGYEASAWNALLAPAGTPPAVLDTLGSALKSVLDDADVRARFATQGFAAEWTSPPATAKFLDQEIDKWSRVVKASGATID
- a CDS encoding MFS transporter yields the protein MPGNAMHVRARLLIGLATFFDGFDVIAIAATLPLLIAQWSLTPGQVGVLIAAPSVGQLVGALLFPGLAERFGRLRSIGWSAGIIGLMSIACGFAPSFEIFLLLRIVQGLGLGGELPVAATYINEVTRAHGRGRFVLLYEVVFPIGLMVSNGVGAWLVPHYGWEVMYFIGGVPLVLFFILRRVIPESPRWLAEKGRLQEADAALRAFEARARTPLPPPVDASAYDRMVSHPRRRLRDLVGKAYLGRTLAVWMLWATCGFIQYGLSTWLPTVYKTVYHAPLQLALNLAAAASVLGVVGSLVCAMIVDKVGRKPVINVSFLLCALSLVLAGVFHGASVYVVATFCALAMGFLASGFITAYVYTPELYPTSVRAMGCGLGGAWLKLAAIFAPGLIASTIGSGDLSLAFFALSVVPALAAVTVHCLGIETKGRVLEELEV
- a CDS encoding acetate--CoA ligase family protein encodes the protein MTAPLQSLLAPRSIAVIGASDNIHKIGGRPIHYMQTHGYAGTLYPVNPQRDTIQGLRAFASLDALPEVPELAIIIVAGDAAVQAVRDCARLGVAAAIVIASGFGEAGAEGRRQQEEMMRAARASGLRLVGPNSQGLANFGSGAIASFSTMFIEVPPQDGPVAVVSQSGGVAAMVYGLLRGQGIGVRHMHATGNQADITVSELALAVAHDPGVRLVLLYLESLSDPEVLAEAARVARARNVPMVAVKAGRSHDGQRAAASHTGAIANEDRAVDAFLQRHGIWRVDDAHALARCAPLYLRGWQAEGRRLVVVSNSGASCVMAADAAPSCGLTLAPLSGHTRAALAQRLPGFAATANPVDVTAALLTNSALFGEVLPVVASDPAADLFLLDIPVSGMGYDVPRFARDAAAFADSADKPIAVAVWQAPVAEAFRQAGVPTFASAAEALAALGQLVSHRQRLRQIAQEGEPPLPAAPVLPADARASVTLSEAASLARLAAAGVPVVEHYLCQDVQAAVAAWRRIGAPVAVKASSPQVPHKSEHGLVALHCNDPEAVASAFTSQVRTLKAMGAACEGIVVARMSRGQRECMIGAHWDPVFGAVLVVGDGGKYVEVLRDTAVLLAPCRQAEVARALERLRIAPLLHGVRDEPAVDIGALCRLAVQVGELVRAAGGAIRSVDLNPVMASPEGVVVVDALIEVPDAAPPLRS
- a CDS encoding VOC family protein: MIKVLGIDEIVYGADDFDACRGFFTDWGLAIKRDDAQGLDFETLNGCRVLVRRIDDPSLPPAIEAGPTLREVVWGVESQASLDHLAEAIADAPGFVKQGEGKDGRDWLRLGCTDPNGLAVRFQVTRKHDVQVECALMNTWNDKPRMNQRSPIYDHATPIEVGHVVFFVKDVKATERFYVEKFGFVPSDRYPDRGAFLRCTADGGHHDLFLLQLPEPKSGLNHVAFTVRDIHEVFGGGMHVSRKGWDTQLGPGRHPISSAYFWYFKNPAGGLIEYYADEDQLDEHWEPRAFEPGPTMFAEWAIEGGIDGNTRRQKNAGGPAGKFLTEKR